Part of the Polaribacter sp. Hel1_33_78 genome is shown below.
GCCTGCAGTTTGCGGTTTACCAAGGGGAAATGCTAAAAAGTTCATTTTAGCAAATGAGTTTTACAGTAGAAGTTTTTATACTGGTTTTTTGGGTGAATTAAATTTACAAAAGAATAAAATTGAAACTGAAAATTCTTCTTTGTTTGTGAATTTAAGATGTATGAATATTCTTGATGATAATGTTTCACTTTTTGTTGGTGGAGGCATTACAAAAGATAGTAATCCAAAAAATGAATGGGAAGAAACTGTGTCAAAGAGTAAAGTAATGAAACGTGTTTTATAGAAAAAATCGTAAACACCTTAGCTCACGATTTTTTCAATGTAAATTGAATTTGAATTGAAATAGTTTATTTGAATGAAGATATTTTTACTAATAATTCAAATATAATGTTCTAAGATCTTTAGATATCATCAAAAGAAACATCCGTAAAACTGTCTGTTGAAGTTGTTTCTTCTGTAGAGGTTTCTTCTTTCTTATAATCTTTTTGATGACGCTCGCTAATTACTTCGTTTCCTTTTTCGTTAATAATGTAATTGGTAGCTTTACTTAACATTTCATGAAAATCTGTAAAATCTTCTTTGTATAAATAAATTTTATGTTTTTGATAATGGAAAGTACCATCATCATGTGTAAATTTTTTGCTTTCCGTTACTGTCAAGTAATAATCATCTGCTTTTGTTGCTCTAACGTCAAAAAAATAGGTTCTTCTTCCAGCTCTTAATACTTGTGAAAAAATTTCTTCTTGTTCAACTCTCTCTGCCATAATTCTTTTTAATAGTAGTTATAAATTAGTTGTAATACTTAACAAATCTAACAAAATATTTTACGTAGCCATGTTAAAGATTAAAATTCTTTTTCTAAAAGTTGCTGTTCATACAACTCTTTGTAATATCCTTCCTGTGTTATTAATTGATTGTGAGTTCCTTGTTGTGTAATTTCTCCGGCATCTAAAATAATAATTTTATCCGCATTTTTTGCAGATGAAACTCTGTGGCTGATTATAAACGTAGTTTTATTTTTAGAAATATTTTCTAAGTTTGATAGTATTTTTTCTTCAGTTTCTGTGTCTACTGCTGATAAACAATCATCAAAAATTAAAATTTTAGGATTTTTAATAATAGCTCGAGCAATAGAAACTCGTTGTTTTTGACCTCCAGATAATGTTACTCCACGTTCACCAAGAATGGTGTTATAACCATTCGTAAATTCAATAATATTATTATGAACAACAGCATTTTTTGCAGCTGCAATAATTTCTGCATCAGTGGCATCTTCCTTTCCAAATTTAATATTATTACCAATTGTATCAGAAAATAAAAAGGGGTCTTGAGGCACAAAGCCAATCTGGCTTCTAACATCATTTAAGTTAGCCTCTTTAATAGGTTTGTTATCCAATAAAATAAGTCCTTCGGTGGTATCATACAGTCTAGAAATTAGCTCAATAATAGTTGATTTTCCCGAACCTGTTTTTCCTAAAATAGCTAAAGTGTCACCCGAATTTACAGTAAAATTAATGTTTTTTAAAGCCGTAATATTTGTATCATCATACTTAAAAGTAACATTTTTAAAAGTTACTTTACCCTTAATTTCTGTAGATGCAGAGTTGTTATTTTGAATTTCAGGAACTTGTTTTAAAAATTCATTTATTCTTGCTTGTGATGCTTCTGCTTGTTGAACCATAGACGTTACCCAACCAACTACTGCAACTGGCCACGTTAAAATGTTTACATACAGCATAAATTCAACCACTACACCTATCTGGATTTCACCATTGATATATTGATTTCCTCCAATGTAAATAACCAACAAATTACTAATTCCGATTAATAAAAGCATTAAAGGGAAAAAGAGTGCATTAGCCTTGTGTAAATGAATGTTTTTGTCTTTGCTAGCGTCAGAAATTACATCAAAATCTTTAATAATAGAAGCTTCAATTCCGTATGATTTTACAACATTTATTCCAGAGAAAAACTCTTGATTAAAAGTGGTTAATTTTGATAAATACTCTTGAACCACAGTACTTCTTTTATGAATAATTTTACTTAAAATAAAAATGGATATTGATAAAACAGGAAAAGGAATTAGCGTATACAAGGTTAGTTTCAAATCAACCTGAACCATTTGTGAAAAACCAACAGCAAAGAGTACAATCATATTCATGCTATACATCACTGCAGGACCTACATACATTCTAACTTTAGAAACATCTTCACTAATTCTGTTCATTAAATCACCAGTTCTATTTTTTTTATAAAAGTTCAGTGATAATTTTTGATATTGTTGATAGATTTCGTTCTTTAAATCGAACTCAATCAATCTAGAAGTAACAATGATGGTTTGCCTCATTATAAAAGTTAAAACTCCACCCAATAAAGCAATTCCAATAATAATGAGCACATTTATTAGTAGTTGATCTTTAACAACAGCAATATCGGTAACAACATTATTATGATAATCTTCTACTACATTTAAAGAGTCTCTAATTATTTGCGGTATTTTTAAAGACAAAAGTTTAGATAAGATTGTAATTAGCAATCCTATTAAAATGCGCCATTTGTATTTAGAAAAATATTTGTTTAAATATTGTAGTGCTCTCAAAGAAAATTTGAATTAAGAAATAAAGCACGAATATACGAGTTTCATAAAGATAAATTTTCTAAAAAAAAGAATTAAAAAATGCGTGATGAAAAACTAAATTAAGACTACTTTTGCAGTGGAAAAAAAACCCAATTTATCTAAGTTCTTTACCATGATTAACAGAAGACATATTCGAGTTAAAGTAATGCAATCTGTATATGCTATGCAGCAATCTCATAATGACGATATCATTAGAGAAGAAAAATTTTTAAAACATAGTATTTTAAAAATGTTTGATTTGTACGTTTTAAACCTTCAACTTTTGGCTGAAGTTCAAAAATTAGCTGCAAAAAAAATGGCGCTAGCCAAAAATAAAATTCTTGCTACAAAAGAAGATTTAAAACCCAATACTAAATTTATAGATAATAAAGTTATTAATGCAATTGCAGAAAGCATAAGTGTTGAAAGTTATATTGAGATGAATAATCTTAAAAACTGGGAATTAAATGACGAGTATGTGAAAATTATTTTTGAAGAATTACAAAAAAGTGATTTATATAAAAAATATTTAGATACAGTTGAAGATTCTTTTAAGGTAGACAAAGCTTTTGTTATTGATTTCTTTAAAGAAATTGTTGCTCCTAATCAAAAATTAGCAGAGTATTATGAAGGTGAGATGATTTCTTGGGTTGATGATATTCCTTTTGTTAATACTTGGGTTGTGAAATCTTTAAGTAAACATAAAGAAATTGCAATCTTTGTAGTGGGAAGTTTGTATAAAGATAAAAATGATGAAGATTTTGTTTCGGCATTATTTAAGAAAACGGTTTTAAAACAGAAAACTTACGAACAAGATATTGCAGAGAAAACTCCAAATTGGGAAACTGATAGGATTGCGGATATAGACATGATTTTGATTAAAATGGCAATTTCCGAGTTTATTAATTTTCCGTCAATACCAACAAGGGTCACTATTAATGAGTATATAGAAATTTCTAAAGATTACTCTACAGAAAAAAGTAGTTATTTTATTAATGGAGTTTTAGATAAAGTGTCTAAAGAATTTATTAATAATAAAAGAATTGTTAAAATAGGCAGAGGCTTATTGTAAATTATTGTTTTAGTGAATTAATTTAGTATTTTTACCCAAAATTTAAACATCATGAAAAAATTAACGATTTTGTTTGCATTTATTATTTCTGCGAACGTATTTGTCTCTTGTGCCGATGGTAATTCAAAAGCAACAGGAAAAATTAAAAAAGAAAATTTGACTAAAGCCAATTTTAGAGATACAGAAATTAAAAAAGGTACAGCTTCTATTTCTTTTGATAAGGAGGTTTACGATTTTGGTACTGTAAATGAAGGAGACTTTGTAGAAACCGTATTTAAAGTAACCAATTCTGGTAAAACAGATTTAGTCATTACAAACGCAAAAGCATCTTGTGGTTGTACAGTTCCTTTATGGCCCAAAGAACCTATTAAACCAGGAGAAACGGGTGATGTAAAAGTAAGGTTCAATACAAGTGGGAAACCAAATAGACAACAAAAAACGGTAACTTTAACCACAAACACTGAAGCTGGAAGAGAGATTTTGACAATTAAAGGAATGGTTACACCAAAAGGAAAAAGACAAGTATGATTTCAATAATAGTATTGCAATTCGATGCCGGAAGTTTATCTTCTATGTTACCTTTTATAGCAATGATTGGCGTTTTATATTTTTTTATGATACGGCCACAAATGAATCGTCAGAAAAAAGAGAAATCTTTTCAGGCAGAAATAAAAAAAGGAACAAAAATTGTTACTTCTAGTGGTATTCATGGAAAAATTGTAGAATTAAATGCTGGGGATAACACGGTTACTATAGAAACAGGAGCCGGGAAAATAAAATTTGAACGTTCTGCAATTTCAATGGAATTAAGTCAAAAATATGTAGCACCAGCCGTTAAAAAATAAAGTATTTAAAATTTTACTAAGTGAGCTTTTCTTTAATTAGTGAAAGCTCATTTTTTTTGTTTATTACTTTTCATTAGATTGCAGATAAATTCAGAATTATTAGGTGAAAAATTTCAAAAAAATACCAAAAACCTTTATTAGTTTTTTAGTGGCTTCTTTTTTAATTTGGTTTCTAATTACTTTTTCTAAAGAGTACACTACAGTTATTACTTATGCAGTAAATTATAAAAATATTCCTCAAAATAAACTACTGCAAGAAACACCAATTAATAATATAGATATTACTGTAAAAGCATCTGGCTTTAAAATACTTAGATCTAAATTTAAAAATAAAAAGATACAATTAGAAGCCTCTAAATTAAAAAGAAAAGGACATTCTAAATTTTATTTTTTAACTAAGAGTCAAGTGACTAAAATTCAAAAACAATTACTTTTTGGAGTTGAATTGAAAGAGATTTTACAAGATACTATCTATTTAAATCTAGGAGTCTTAACTTCAAAAAGAGTAGCTGTAAAACCAAATTTAGAGATTAATTATCATGTAGGTTATGATCTTTTAAATGAAATAAAAATTTCACCAGATTCAATCGTTATTTCTGGGCCAGAAGCTCAGGTAAAAAAAATTGACTACTTAGAATTAAGTGAGTTAAAGTTAAATGATGTGAAATCTAATTTTTTAGAAGAAGTATCAGTTTTAAAATTAAATAATAATTTTAAGTATAGTGCACAAAAAATAACAATTTCGGGAAATGTAGATAAGTTTACAGAGGGTAAATTACAAATACCCTTTACAACTAAAAATCTTCCAAAAAATATTAATTTAACAACACTTTCTGAAAAAGTAGAAGTTATTTTTGTGGTTGCGTTATCAAATTTTTCAAAAATATCTGAAGCATCTTTTAAGGTAGAATGTGATTACTTAATTTCTGAAAAGAATAACTTAGGGTATTTGATTCCTAAAGTTATTTTAGAACCAGTTTTTATTAAAAGTGTTAAAATTATTCCGAAAAAAATAGACTTCTTAATTCAAAAATAGCTCATGATAGTTGGTTTAACAGGTGGTATAGGAAGTGGGAAAACCACTGTTGCAAAACTCTTTTCAAAATTTAATGATGTAGCAATTTACATTGCTGATATTGAGGCGAAAAAACTAATGAACTCCTCAGAAATTATAAAAAAAAAACTAATCAAACAATTTGGAGAATCCTCTTTTGTAAATCAAAAATTGAATAGAAATTATATTTCTGAAATTGTATTTAATGATAAAGAAAAATTATCAATTTTAAACGCAATTGTTCACCCAGAAGTTAAAAAACACTTTCAAGACTTTATTAAAAAAAATATTGATAAAACATATATTATTTACGAAAATGCCATTCTATTCGAAAGCGGAAGCAATCTACTTTGCGATTATATCATTACGGTTTATGCGAATGTAAATACTAAAATTGAGCGTGTTATTTTACGAGATTCTTCCACAAAAGAAGTAGTTGAAAGCAGAATGAAGAATCAATGGAATGATTCAAAGAAAATAGTACAATCGAACTACATAATTTGTAACGAAAATCTTGATGAAACTAAAACTCAAGTAAATAAAATTCATAATATTTTAACAGAAAAACGTAGTTCTTTTTAAATATCTTCAGTGATTTTGTTAAAAAGGTCTTAAAATTGAAGTAAATTTGCTAATCAACGTAAAAAACGTGAATTTAAAATTCTGAATAGCTTAACTTTGATATTATGGGCAAAAAAATATTTGTTCTTATTGTTTTATTAATGAGCATTTCCTTGATAGGAATTATTGCTGTTCAACTCTATTGGATTAATAATGCAGTAGAAAGTAAGAAAGAACAATTTAAGAATGATGTTCAAAAATCATTGGGAAGTGTTTCGGAAAGAATTAATGAAAAAGAAAGGGATCTTTTCAATAAAAAGTTTGAGGGGATTATTAAAAATGCAGTTTTAGCAAATGATGCTCAAATAAAAAGTTTATTTTTTCAAGAAATTGATACTACGAATAATCAAAAAATTTCTTTTGGTTCTACAATTCTAGAGGAAAATTTTGAAATCCCAGCTGATTTTTTAGGTAGTGATTCTCTTATTTTTAAAAGAGTAACTGGTAAAAAAGATTTTTTTCAATCCAGATTAATTAAAGGTCCAGATAATTTATTTTCTAATGTAGATGAAAAAAGATACTCCTTTACCAAAAGATTAACCAATATTGAAGAAAGTCAGTTTGCAGAATGGTTTAAAGATTATAACAGAATTAATCCAATTCATAAGAGATTAAACAATAGAGAGTTAAATGAGACGATAAAAGATGAATTAAAGAAAAGAGATATCAGTTTGGAGTTTAAATATGGTGTTTATAGTAAAGATGGTTTAGCAACAAAGTTAAAATCGGGTTATTACACAATAAATAAAAAAGATAGTTATCCTTATCCATTATTTTATAATTCATCCAATGAACCAGAATATTTCTTGTATGTAACATTTCCAGAGAAGAATGAGCATATTCTTGGGGGCATTTCAAATATTTTATTGTTGTCGTTATTTTTTATTTTGATAATTATTATTGCCTTTTCAAGTTCATTATACCAACTAATTCAGCAGAAAAAAATATCAGAAATTAAAACTGATTTTATAAATAATATGACGCATGAATTTAAAACGCCTATTGCTACAATTAATTTAGCTATTGATTCTATTAGAAATCCTAAAATTTTGAATAATCAAGAAAAAGTTTTACGGTATATAGAAATGATTCGTGATGAAAATAAAAGGATGCATACACAAGTAGAAAATGTATTGCGTATTTCTAGATTAGAAAAAAATCAATTAGATATCAGTAAAGAAATGATTGATATCCACGACACGATAGAGGATGCGATTAGTCATGTTAGTTTGTTAGTTAATGATAGAAATGGAACTATAGATACCCATTTTGAAGCGATCATTTCAGAGATTTCAGGTAATGAATTTCATTTAACTAATGTAATTGTAAACATGTTAGAAAATGCTATTAAATATTCAAAAGAAAACCCTAGAATTGAAGTGTATACAGAAAGTACGAACAAGTTTTTTATCTTTAAAATTAAAGATAATGGAATTGGTATGGGTAAAGGAGCACTCAAATTAGTTTTCGATAAATTTTATAGAGAACAAAAAGGAAATATACATGATGTAAAAGGTCATGGTTTAGGATTAGCGTACGTAAAAGAAATTGTAGAAAAACATCATGGAACAGTTTTTGTTGAGAGTGAAAAGGGAGCAGGAAGCATATTCACGGTAAAATTACCTTTAATTTAAAAAGTATACAAAATGGGAAGTAAAAAGATTTTATTAGTAGAAGACGATCCAAATTTTGGAACCGTTTTAAAAGATTATTTGGCGTTAAACGATTATAATGTTACACACGCAAAAGATGGCATAGAAGGTTTAATTATGTTTAAAAACAGTGATTATGATTTATGTATTTTAGATGTAATGATGCCTAGAAAAGATGGTTTTTCTTTAGCACAAGATATTAGAGGAACCAATAAAGAGGTACCAATTATTTTTTTAACCGCTAAAACATTAAAAGAAGATGTCTTAAAAGGATATTCTGTAGGTGCTGATGATTATCTAAATAAACCTTTTGACTCTGAAGTTTTATTACATAAAATAAAAGCAATTTTACAGAGAAAAGATAGTGATAAATCTAAAGAATCAGAAGAATTTGAATTTAATATTGGTTCATTTTTCTTCAATTCTAAATTACGTCACTTGTCTATTGGTAAAGATGCAGAACCAATAAAGTTATCACCAAAGGAAAGTAAATTGTTGCGGATGTTAGCGATTCATAAAAATGATTTAATGCCAAGAGAACTAGCATTAACTAAAATTTGGAGAGATGATAACTACTTTACTTCTAGAAGTATGGATGTTTATATCGCAAAGCTTAGAAAGTACTTAAAAGTTGATGAGCATGTTGAAATTTTAAACATTCACGGAGAAGGATTTAGATTGGTAGATAAGTCCTAGTAATTCAAAAATTTCTGTAAAAAAAACTCAACTTAATGTATTTTAAAGTTGAGTTTTTTTTGTATTTTTAAAATATGGCAGAGTTCATAAAACTATATAATGACAACCCAAATCAGAAGCAAATAGATAGGGTTGTTAAAATTTTAAAAAATGGTGGATTAATTATTTATCCAACAGATACTGTTTATGGATTAGGGTGTGATATTACGAACTCAAAGGCCTTAGAAAAAATAGCACTTATTAAACGCGTTAAATTAGAAAAAGCTAATTTCTCTTTTGTTTGCAATGATTTAAGCCATTTGTCTGATTATATAAAACAAATAGATTCGCCAACATTTAAACTTTTAAAGCGTGCTTTACCAGGGCCCTATACCTTTATATTGCCAGGAAGTAACAACCTTCCAAAAGCATTTAAAAAAAGAAAAACTGTGGGAATTCGAATTCCTGATAACAACATCGCAAGAGCTTTAGTACAA
Proteins encoded:
- a CDS encoding PUR family DNA/RNA-binding protein — translated: MAERVEQEEIFSQVLRAGRRTYFFDVRATKADDYYLTVTESKKFTHDDGTFHYQKHKIYLYKEDFTDFHEMLSKATNYIINEKGNEVISERHQKDYKKEETSTEETTSTDSFTDVSFDDI
- a CDS encoding ABC transporter ATP-binding protein; this encodes MRALQYLNKYFSKYKWRILIGLLITILSKLLSLKIPQIIRDSLNVVEDYHNNVVTDIAVVKDQLLINVLIIIGIALLGGVLTFIMRQTIIVTSRLIEFDLKNEIYQQYQKLSLNFYKKNRTGDLMNRISEDVSKVRMYVGPAVMYSMNMIVLFAVGFSQMVQVDLKLTLYTLIPFPVLSISIFILSKIIHKRSTVVQEYLSKLTTFNQEFFSGINVVKSYGIEASIIKDFDVISDASKDKNIHLHKANALFFPLMLLLIGISNLLVIYIGGNQYINGEIQIGVVVEFMLYVNILTWPVAVVGWVTSMVQQAEASQARINEFLKQVPEIQNNNSASTEIKGKVTFKNVTFKYDDTNITALKNINFTVNSGDTLAILGKTGSGKSTIIELISRLYDTTEGLILLDNKPIKEANLNDVRSQIGFVPQDPFLFSDTIGNNIKFGKEDATDAEIIAAAKNAVVHNNIIEFTNGYNTILGERGVTLSGGQKQRVSIARAIIKNPKILIFDDCLSAVDTETEEKILSNLENISKNKTTFIISHRVSSAKNADKIIILDAGEITQQGTHNQLITQEGYYKELYEQQLLEKEF
- the nusB gene encoding transcription antitermination factor NusB; this encodes MINRRHIRVKVMQSVYAMQQSHNDDIIREEKFLKHSILKMFDLYVLNLQLLAEVQKLAAKKMALAKNKILATKEDLKPNTKFIDNKVINAIAESISVESYIEMNNLKNWELNDEYVKIIFEELQKSDLYKKYLDTVEDSFKVDKAFVIDFFKEIVAPNQKLAEYYEGEMISWVDDIPFVNTWVVKSLSKHKEIAIFVVGSLYKDKNDEDFVSALFKKTVLKQKTYEQDIAEKTPNWETDRIADIDMILIKMAISEFINFPSIPTRVTINEYIEISKDYSTEKSSYFINGVLDKVSKEFINNKRIVKIGRGLL
- a CDS encoding DUF1573 domain-containing protein, with protein sequence MKKLTILFAFIISANVFVSCADGNSKATGKIKKENLTKANFRDTEIKKGTASISFDKEVYDFGTVNEGDFVETVFKVTNSGKTDLVITNAKASCGCTVPLWPKEPIKPGETGDVKVRFNTSGKPNRQQKTVTLTTNTEAGREILTIKGMVTPKGKRQV
- the yajC gene encoding preprotein translocase subunit YajC, whose protein sequence is MISIIVLQFDAGSLSSMLPFIAMIGVLYFFMIRPQMNRQKKEKSFQAEIKKGTKIVTSSGIHGKIVELNAGDNTVTIETGAGKIKFERSAISMELSQKYVAPAVKK
- a CDS encoding CdaR family protein — translated: MKNFKKIPKTFISFLVASFLIWFLITFSKEYTTVITYAVNYKNIPQNKLLQETPINNIDITVKASGFKILRSKFKNKKIQLEASKLKRKGHSKFYFLTKSQVTKIQKQLLFGVELKEILQDTIYLNLGVLTSKRVAVKPNLEINYHVGYDLLNEIKISPDSIVISGPEAQVKKIDYLELSELKLNDVKSNFLEEVSVLKLNNNFKYSAQKITISGNVDKFTEGKLQIPFTTKNLPKNINLTTLSEKVEVIFVVALSNFSKISEASFKVECDYLISEKNNLGYLIPKVILEPVFIKSVKIIPKKIDFLIQK
- the coaE gene encoding dephospho-CoA kinase (Dephospho-CoA kinase (CoaE) performs the final step in coenzyme A biosynthesis.) → MIVGLTGGIGSGKTTVAKLFSKFNDVAIYIADIEAKKLMNSSEIIKKKLIKQFGESSFVNQKLNRNYISEIVFNDKEKLSILNAIVHPEVKKHFQDFIKKNIDKTYIIYENAILFESGSNLLCDYIITVYANVNTKIERVILRDSSTKEVVESRMKNQWNDSKKIVQSNYIICNENLDETKTQVNKIHNILTEKRSSF
- a CDS encoding sensor histidine kinase KdpD; translation: MGKKIFVLIVLLMSISLIGIIAVQLYWINNAVESKKEQFKNDVQKSLGSVSERINEKERDLFNKKFEGIIKNAVLANDAQIKSLFFQEIDTTNNQKISFGSTILEENFEIPADFLGSDSLIFKRVTGKKDFFQSRLIKGPDNLFSNVDEKRYSFTKRLTNIEESQFAEWFKDYNRINPIHKRLNNRELNETIKDELKKRDISLEFKYGVYSKDGLATKLKSGYYTINKKDSYPYPLFYNSSNEPEYFLYVTFPEKNEHILGGISNILLLSLFFILIIIIAFSSSLYQLIQQKKISEIKTDFINNMTHEFKTPIATINLAIDSIRNPKILNNQEKVLRYIEMIRDENKRMHTQVENVLRISRLEKNQLDISKEMIDIHDTIEDAISHVSLLVNDRNGTIDTHFEAIISEISGNEFHLTNVIVNMLENAIKYSKENPRIEVYTESTNKFFIFKIKDNGIGMGKGALKLVFDKFYREQKGNIHDVKGHGLGLAYVKEIVEKHHGTVFVESEKGAGSIFTVKLPLI
- a CDS encoding response regulator transcription factor, which gives rise to MGSKKILLVEDDPNFGTVLKDYLALNDYNVTHAKDGIEGLIMFKNSDYDLCILDVMMPRKDGFSLAQDIRGTNKEVPIIFLTAKTLKEDVLKGYSVGADDYLNKPFDSEVLLHKIKAILQRKDSDKSKESEEFEFNIGSFFFNSKLRHLSIGKDAEPIKLSPKESKLLRMLAIHKNDLMPRELALTKIWRDDNYFTSRSMDVYIAKLRKYLKVDEHVEILNIHGEGFRLVDKS
- a CDS encoding L-threonylcarbamoyladenylate synthase, whose protein sequence is MAEFIKLYNDNPNQKQIDRVVKILKNGGLIIYPTDTVYGLGCDITNSKALEKIALIKRVKLEKANFSFVCNDLSHLSDYIKQIDSPTFKLLKRALPGPYTFILPGSNNLPKAFKKRKTVGIRIPDNNIARALVQSLGNPIVSTSIRDDDDVLEYTTDPELIFEKWNHLVDVVIDGGFGDNYASTIIDLTDGYPEVIREGKGSLDIL